The Phaseolus vulgaris cultivar G19833 chromosome 10, P. vulgaris v2.0, whole genome shotgun sequence DNA window tctaTTAGACATCTTTTAGATAATTTGTAATTTTGAATAATCAGGTTGGGACAGTTGTGGATTCTCCATTGGACTACTTCTCAGGAAGATTAACAAAGAAGGAAAGGAAAGCAACGCTTGCAGATGAGCTGCTTTCTGATCAAAAGCTTGCAGCCTATAGGTAAACATGCCTTGAACTGTATATCTGCCTGGTTAGAGAGTGTTCATGCGTGTTCCAATGCTCTTCTGGTTACTTACTCGttttcattaaataatttttcttaggAAACGGAAGGTTCAAGAAATTGAAGAACATAATCGACCTGGTGGGAATGAAAGGTGGAAGATTAAAGGTAGTAATTCCCGGAAGCGGGCTAAGGAAAGGAGGATTTACTGAATTATTCATCCAATTCTGTCTTAGGCAGAGTTTATAATAGACAAATTTTGTTATAGGAAGAACCTCCTGAAATTATCCTCTGGAATTTCAACTTCAAAAACTTTACTTCAATTAACATCtctatataattaattatgtttaaattataaataattgtttttaaaataaacatttgcaGTAACAGCTATAATCGTTGGAATGTGTAAAATGACAATTCATTGTGCAAACATTTTTTAAGTgactttttaatgaaaatatttttagtaatactttaatttttatttctttcaaatatatattttttattttaatgttaaattaaagataatttgATCTAAAAGTAACCCAAAAAATCGTTTTCCCCCAAACCACTCTATTATCTTTATTTGAacaatagattttttttttaaacttcatTTCTATTTCTATTCCATGAACTCTTCATCTTTATTTCTAATTTGAATTTCaatgatttaaaataaatagcAATGGTTAAACGTAGTTTTGTATTAGAATAGAAATGATTACATATCTAGAATGTAATtatatgtataaaatatttatttataatgattTCTGATTATCATACATcaaaactaaattatttaacataaatttaaatatgtagaaacaaatacttatttataaattacaCATAGTTAAGTTGTAAGAACTGTAGCACTAGTAAAAACGTAAACATgactttataaataaaaatagggaaaaaaatcaaatgataCCATGagtcaaattaaattttaaagttttcatgtatttttatttaattaaaaaactaatatatcATTTTCAACTCTCTTTATCTTAATGTATGGTTATATCATCATCAAAGCCATTTCTCCATTATCATTATTCCACTTCACATTACCATTCTACTATCATCACTATTATTATTATGCTATTAACAACTATATATTACTATCCAATAAAAgatattaatgaaaattatgATGATAATACGTTATAATGATAGTGATAACTTGAATTAAATAAAGATATATGCATAAGATTTAGTGTTAAagttcaatttaaaatataaaaaaattaatttttcttttcttttcaggtTCTTCACTTATAAACAGCATGCATGTGTTTCAGCATAGATATGGATTCGTGTATAAATAGAAGCCTCATGTTTAAACTGAACCACAAGTCAAAAAGGTTTCTTTAATGAACCTCAAGTCAACAAATCTTTTCTCCTCAATAAATGCTTTTACATTATCACACATTGTATTCACAAAATACTATAATCTCTATACATAATACTAAACTTTTTTTAGTACAGTTACCACATTTTATTTtacctatttttttatttttaaattaattttagttatattgttttctgtaacacctataaaaaacaaatttaacagCATAAATGTAGAgtcatattaataaaattacatattttctttagtttttggtatacttatttttgttattaataatttgtCCGAATAATTGTTTACTTTCATCTTgagttatattaaaaaatacattgagACAAATTAACTAATTATAATCATAAGTTAAATcaaatcataatttttaaaaaattaaattaaaagtatataatatatattgttttacaGCTAAATACACGTGCCTTGCATTGCACGATTAGGGTATTAATGTATACATATTGAAACACGAAAtcctctcattttttttttaaataatgtttatattatttttgcaTACATGTCAACAActtctattatttttagtttctcaAATGAATAAGAAGTGATATGGTACAtttatgaaatgaatattaGTTAATCAAAATAATCCATGACTCAACTTAAACAATTATACCATTCATAATTTACTAATTTTACATCTTGATTTGTTAATAATTTTGGATCATTGATTTCTTTTTCACGTTAAAAGTCAAAACCATTActtccatttttttaaatttttacataTTGGGCAAAAAAAATTCTAGTAAGAAGAAATAAGAAGTCCTtccaaataatatatttgtacATAATATAACTTTCTAATTGTATATCATTATTAGATATCTACTTCATAGTATATAAGGAGGTGTAAACCTtaatatataaatcaattttataaagttgaattaagattatgtttaaagttatttttttaaattgtatcgAGTCCTTCGGAGTTTATCTTCACGTTAGGTCACCTGTTATTGGATCACTCCACAAATAGCAAATATATAGTTTCACGCACGAGTTTGAGAGTGTCAAAATGAGTTAAATACAAATCTCAAACAAATTTTGTAAGAATTAGTTGAACttaaaattcatttcttaataatcatgaaattatataccaattttgttaaataattttttaagctTTTTATTACGGAATACCAAATGATCcacatatttataattatgtaaaaatagtttataatatgAATTTTTCCTAAAAAATTAGGTACACCACAAAACGTGGGTTTTGTAGTTAAACTAAGAACAAATAGTACAACAAAAGAAAGTGTGATATAAATTTTGGATGGGACGAGTACTAAAGATTGGTGACAACAATAATAACTCTGGTATATATAACACCTTCTTTGAACTACACGTTGCACTCTAACAAGCTTCTCTCTGAACCAGATCAATGGCTTGCTTCGGAAGCACAATAGGTCTAGAGTATAATATAGTACAcctatgtttttcattttttgtttttgttcctCTTGTAATTGCAGCTTTAGTTGTAGATGTTTGCATGCTGttctactttttctttttttcaagaCAACCTCGTATTCAGATGCAATTTTTGACAAATGAGATAGTGGTCCTATACAGAACATGTCTTCTTTaagttttcaaactttgaacGTAATGATTCTGAACTCTCACTGTTTGCCTTGTAACTTGCAGATAACTTCTCCTGCATTTGCCTTGGAGATTTCAGTTTGGCTTCCTTTTCCAGCCAAAGGTGCATGATAGACACTGTCAACATGTTTTTCCTGTGTGTCTTTTATGTATCATTGCTCTCTAATCTGATCAAGAAAAGACCTGCAAATGCAAGTGGTGGCTACAGAAAGGGATTGGTTCGGGTAGTTACTTCATTCTGTTGTACTATTTTAAGCATTGCATATTTTATGGATGGTTTGTGGAATGTCATAACCAAAACCACAGGCTTCAATCAGCTGAACTTGTTGGTTTGCTTTGTGAGAGGACTAGTTTGGATATCTTTAGCAGCTTCAATTTTTGTTCAAAGGTTTCAatggataaaaatattatgCTCTATTTGGTGGGTGTTTTCATGCACATTGGTTTCAGTACTCAATGCTGAAATTCTGCTCAAAGAGCATAGATTTCAAATTTTTGATATGGCAATGTGGCCAGTGCACATCCTAACTGTTCTCTGTGCCTTCCAAAACCATGGCTACTTTGTCCCACAAGAAATCCCAGGTGCCAGTTTATGTGATCCTCTATTAGTTCATAAGGAAATGCATAAACAAACAGGACTTGGCCATGCCTCCTTTCTCAGCAGATTCACTTTCTCTTGGATGAATGCTTTGCTCAGTTTGGGTTACTCAAAGCCACTGGCACTTGCAGACATCCCTTCTCTTACTTCTGAAGATAAAGCTGAATTTGCATACCAAAAATTTGCACATGCATGGGTTTCCCTTTTGAGAGAAAGGGCCAGTAATAAATCCATAAACTTGGTCCTATGGTCCATAGCCCGAGTTTACATGAAAGAAAATATCTTCATAGCCATTTGCGCATTTCTGAGGACAATTTGTGCTGTTGTTTCTCCTTTACTTGTTTATGCTTTTGTAAACTATTCCAGTTGCAGTGAGGAAGACTTAAAACAAGGAATGATCATAATGGGGTATCTTATATTAGCCAAGGTGGTTGAGTCTGTGTCTCAAAGACATTGGTCTTTTAATTCAAGGAGGTTAGGAATGAAAATGAGATCTGCTTTAATGGCTGCAGTGTATCAAAAGCAATTAAAGCTTTCAGCTTTGGGTAGGAAAAGACATTCAACTGGCGAGATTGTGAATTACATTGCAGTTGACGCATATCGAATGGGGGAATTTCCATGGTGGTTTCATACATTGTTGTTTTCTGCATTGCAACTTTTTCTGGCTCTTGGTGTCCTTTTTGGTGTTGTGGGTCTAGGTGCACTTCCTGGTTTGATGCCACTTCTCATTTGTGGATTTCTCAACGTACCCTTTGCAAAGATCCTTCAAAAACGTAGGTCGGAGTTTATGATTGCACAAGATGAGCGTCTGAGGTCAACTTCAGAGATTCTTAGTTGTATGAAAATCATAAAGCTGCAGTCCTGGGAGGATAACTTCAAGAAGCTAGTTGAATCCCTTCGCGCTAAAGAGTTAAAATGTTTGGCTGAAGTACAGTTCATGAGAGCTTGTGGAACATTTATATATTGGATGTCTCCCACCATCATTTCTTCAGTTATCTTAATGGGATGTGCGCTTTTCACGAGTGCCCCTTTGGATGCTGGAACTATTTTCACAGTTCTTGCAACACTGAGAAGCATGGGGGAACCTGTCATACTGATTCCAGAAGCACTTGCTGTTCTGATCCAAGTTAAGGTCTCCTTTGATCGTCTCAACACCTTTTTGCTTGATGACGAGATAAAAGGTGATGATTTTGGAAGAACATCAAAAGATTCTTGCAGAAAGGGTGTTGAGATTCTAGCAGGCAGCTTCAGTTGGGATCAGCAGCAATCATTGCCTCTAACTTTGAGAGAAGTGAATATTGAGATCAAGTGGGAGCAGACAGTAGCAGTTTGTGGCCCAGTTGGAGCCGGAAAAACATCTCTCCTGCATGCAATACTCGGAGAGATACCCAAAATTTCAGGAACTGTGAGTTATTATTGACTAAGTAAATTTAGTTTATTATCACGTAAAAATGAAGCAACTCTGTAAGTTCAATGACTTTTAAACTCggtttttcttttgctcttaTGAAAATGGAAAACAGGTTATAGTAGGGGGAACACTTGCCTATGTTTCCCAGATTCCTTGGATCCAAAGTGGTACAATTCGTGATAATGTTCTGTATGGAAAACCAATGGACCAAACCAGGTATGAATATACCATTAAGGTCTGTGCCTTGGATAAGGATATTGATGGATTTAGCCATGGTGATCTCACAGAAATAGGTGAGAGAGGGATTAACTTGAGTGGTGGACAAAAGCAAAGGATTCAACTAGCTCGTGCAGTCTATAATGATGCTGATATCTACCTCCTAGATGACCCTTTTAGTGCTGTAGATGCTCATACTGCCTCTATTCTGTTTAATGTAACTTGAACCatctttttattctttaaaaaatgaCATTATTGGCCATATATTCTGGAAACTATTCTGACTTACGTAATTACAGGATTGTGTCAGGACTGCTTTAAGAAGGAAAACAGTTATTCTCGTGACTCATCAAGTTGAATTTCTCTCAGAAGTTGATAAAATCCTGGTATTGTGCCTCATTCAAATTTTGTATTTCCATTTGATCTTAACTTGTTCGTAAAAAAATCTGTTTCTGGAATTTCAGGTAATGGAAGGAGGAAAAATTAGTCAATGGGGTAGCTATGAAGATCTATTGACTGCTGGAACAGCCTTTGAACAACTTTTGAGTGCTCATAGAGAGGCAATTGCAGGAATAGAAACAAATAGTGCAAACAAAAGAGAAGTTCAAAATGTGGTTACAGTTCAGCCTGAGGATTCTCATGTTTCTAATCTCACTAAATGTGGAAGTGATGGGGAAATTTCTACCCAGATTCAACTCacacaagaagaagaaaaggagagTGGTGATGTTGGGTGCAAGGCATTCTGTGACTATATTTTGTTCCCTAAGGGATCTTTTCTTCTATGTTTAAGCATATTAGCACAGGTGGCTTTTGTAGGTTTGCAAGCTGCATCAACTTCTTGGCTTGCTATAGCCAGTGAGATGTCAAAAGTAACTAGCAGCATCTTAGTTGGAGTTTATAGTGTGATTTCTTTTTTAAGCATTGTTTTTGTATTTCTGAGATCTTACTTTGCTGCACATCTTGGTTTAAAAGCTTCTAAAGCTTTCTTCTCTGCCTTCACTACTTCTATATTTAATGCTCCTATGTTGTTCTTTGATTCAACCCCAGTAGGGAGGATTTTGACCCGAGTAAGGTTCCTTTAGTTCTTATATATGAATACTGATTTCTATTGTGACTATTCTTTGACTTAATGTGTGTCTCACTTTCAGGCTTCATCAGATATGAGTATTTTAGATTTCGATATCCCTTTTTCCACCATCTTTGTGATAGCTGAAGTAACAGAACTCCTTACAATGATTGTGATAATGGTTTCGATCACATGGCAAGTGCTCATTGTTGCAGTTCTTGCCATGGTGGCTTCAAAATATATTCAGGTATTTTTTTCCTGGCCATGGAGGGAACAAAGTAatgattattttgtaattttacctttgttttttatttggaaTTAAGGGTTATTATCAAGCTTCTGCAAGAGAAATTATGCGAATAAGTGGAACTACAAAAGCTCCTCTTATGAATTTTACGGCTGAGACATATCTTGGTGTGGTTAGTATAAGAGCTTTCAACATGGCTGACAGGTTTTTTAAAAACTACCTTAACCTTGTCGACACAGATGCTGCTATGTTCTTTCATTCCTATGCTGGCATCGAATGGTTAATTCTAAGAATTGAAGTACTTCAGAATTTGACATTCTTCACTGCAGCTTTGCTGCTTGTTCTACTTCCAAAGGGATATGTGGCTCCTGGTATTGTTATTTGTTACACAAAATTAGCGAATATTACATATGCTTGTTTTGTTCACATATTTGAGTGTTTTCATGCTGATAATCTATAGCAACTTTTTTGTGTTTATCTGGTTACAGGCCTTGTGGGACTTTCTCTGTCTTATGCTTTTTCACTGAGAGGAACCGTGGTTTATCTGACTCAAATGTTTTGCAACTTATCAAACTATGTGATCTCTGTTGAAAGAATCAAGCAATTCATCCACATACCAGCAGAACCTAGTGCAATTGTAGAGGACAATAGACCACCACCTTCTTGGCCTTCTAAAGGTCGAATAGATCTTCAATCTCTTGAGGTAACAAACTAACCAAATGTGCACTTTCATAATTGCCCTTTTTCCCATCTTAATTTATCCACATTCCTCACAAATGAATTCAAGTTTATAACATGATTTCAGATTAGATATCGTCCAAATTCTCCATTAGTCCTGAAGGGCATCTCTTGCACGTTTAAAGAAGGGAGTAGAGTTGGAGTTGTAGGAAGAACAGGAAGTGGAAAAACTACACTTATAAGTGCTTTGTTTCGCTTAGTTGAGCCTACTAGAGGTGACATTCTTATAGATGGGATTAATATATGCTCAATTGGGCTAAAAGATTTAAGAATAAAGCTAAGCATCATTCCTCAAGAACCAACTCTTTTCAAGGGTAGCATTCGAAATAACTTGGACCCTCTAGGCCTGTACTCTGATGATGAAATATGGAAGGTAAATAAACTGGCTCTACAATTGAAAGACACATGCACTAAGTTACATTGTTTTTCTCAACTTCTACTCACTAAGCAAAGGTTATCTGAGCTTTGATCTATGCAGGCTTTAGAGAAATGTCAGCTCAAGGCAACAATCAGTAGTCTACCAAATCTCTTGGACACTTCTGGTGAGTTAAATCTGTGAACTTGATGTATACAAATGAAATGGAATTGAAACCAAACTTTTTATCACTTGTTATGGCCAACTGCATGAATCAATCAACAAATGTAGTTGGTTCTATTAAATTATTAGCACAAACTGTGTTGTTGATCCAATCCATTATTAGCATACCTGAAACAGCTAATTCTGACTAATTTAAAAGTGAGTGGTGAAGGGGAAAACTGGAGTGTGGGGCAGCGCCAACTGATATGTCTTGGAAGGGTACTTCTTAAGAGGAACAGAATTCTTGTTCTGGATGAAGCTACTGCCTCCATTGATTCTGCAACAGATGTTATTCTACAACGAATCATCAGACAAGAATTTTCAGAATGCACAGTTATAACTGTGGCTCACAGAGTTCCCACTGTAATAGACAGTGATATGGTCATGGTCCTATCTTATGGTATGTTCTTATTGTTGGGGGTTACAAATTATGTAATATTGTTCCATTTTTGCTCATGTTCATTGTTGTTACTACAGGGAAACTGGTGGAGTATGACAAGCCTTCAAAGCTTATGGATACTAACTCTTCATTCTCCAAGCTGGTAGCTGAATATTGGTCCCACTGCAACAGGAATTTATCCCCAAAAGACTAGCATGTATCAATCTTAGCAGTGAAGAGAAGCAATAAAATATCACAGCTAGTATGTTAGACAAtataaaattacttaatttatCTAGctgattttataaagttgaattaaattttaattttaatttttaatatgatatgagagtcatttaaatctctttcAGAGTCATTCTCACCCGTAGACCATTTAAGTTTTTCTGTTTGCACCCCTCTCTACTGACCACACTTCTCACTCATTTCTTCTGCACCTCCACAgatatgaaaattttc harbors:
- the LOC137818680 gene encoding ABC transporter C family member 8-like isoform X2 gives rise to the protein MACFGSTIDNFSCICLGDFSLASFSSQRCMIDTVNMFFLCVFYVSLLSNLIKKRPANASGGYRKGLVRVVTSFCCTILSIAYFMDGLWNVITKTTGFNQLNLLVCFVRGLVWISLAASIFVQRFQWIKILCSIWWVFSCTLVSVLNAEILLKEHRFQIFDMAMWPVHILTVLCAFQNHGYFVPQEIPGASLCDPLLVHKEMHKQTGLGHASFLSRFTFSWMNALLSLGYSKPLALADIPSLTSEDKAEFAYQKFAHAWVSLLRERASNKSINLVLWSIARVYMKENIFIAICAFLRTICAVVSPLLVYAFVNYSSCSEEDLKQGMIIMGYLILAKVVESVSQRHWSFNSRRLGMKMRSALMAAVYQKQLKLSALGRKRHSTGEIVNYIAVDAYRMGEFPWWFHTLLFSALQLFLALGVLFGVVGLGALPGLMPLLICGFLNVPFAKILQKRRSEFMIAQDERLRSTSEILSCMKIIKLQSWEDNFKKLVESLRAKELKCLAEVQFMRACGTFIYWMSPTIISSVILMGCALFTSAPLDAGTIFTVLATLRSMGEPVILIPEALAVLIQVKVSFDRLNTFLLDDEIKGDDFGRTSKDSCRKGVEILAGSFSWDQQQSLPLTLREVNIEIKWEQTVAVCGPVGAGKTSLLHAILGEIPKISGTVIVGGTLAYVSQIPWIQSGTIRDNVLYGKPMDQTRYEYTIKVCALDKDIDGFSHGDLTEIGERGINLSGGQKQRIQLARAVYNDADIYLLDDPFSAVDAHTASILFNDCVRTALRRKTVILVTHQVEFLSEVDKILVMEGGKISQWGSYEDLLTAGTAFEQLLSAHREAIAGIETNSANKREVQNVVTVQPEDSHVSNLTKCGSDGEISTQIQLTQEEEKESGDVGCKAFCDYILFPKGSFLLCLSILAQVAFVGLQAASTSWLAIASEMSKVTSSILVGVYSVISFLSIVFVFLRSYFAAHLGLKASKAFFSAFTTSIFNAPMLFFDSTPVGRILTRASSDMSILDFDIPFSTIFVIAEVTELLTMIVIMVSITWQVLIVAVLAMVASKYIQGYYQASAREIMRISGTTKAPLMNFTAETYLGVVSIRAFNMADRFFKNYLNLVDTDAAMFFHSYAGIEWLILRIEVLQNLTFFTAALLLVLLPKGYVAPGLVGLSLSYAFSLRGTVVYLTQMFCNLSNYVISVERIKQFIHIPAEPSAIVEDNRPPPSWPSKGRIDLQSLEIRYRPNSPLVLKGISCTFKEGSRVGVVGRTGSGKTTLISALFRLVEPTRGDILIDGINICSIGLKDLRIKLSIIPQEPTLFKGSIRNNLDPLGLYSDDEIWKALEKCQLKATISSLPNLLDTSANSD
- the LOC137818680 gene encoding ABC transporter C family member 8-like isoform X1 yields the protein MACFGSTIDNFSCICLGDFSLASFSSQRCMIDTVNMFFLCVFYVSLLSNLIKKRPANASGGYRKGLVRVVTSFCCTILSIAYFMDGLWNVITKTTGFNQLNLLVCFVRGLVWISLAASIFVQRFQWIKILCSIWWVFSCTLVSVLNAEILLKEHRFQIFDMAMWPVHILTVLCAFQNHGYFVPQEIPGASLCDPLLVHKEMHKQTGLGHASFLSRFTFSWMNALLSLGYSKPLALADIPSLTSEDKAEFAYQKFAHAWVSLLRERASNKSINLVLWSIARVYMKENIFIAICAFLRTICAVVSPLLVYAFVNYSSCSEEDLKQGMIIMGYLILAKVVESVSQRHWSFNSRRLGMKMRSALMAAVYQKQLKLSALGRKRHSTGEIVNYIAVDAYRMGEFPWWFHTLLFSALQLFLALGVLFGVVGLGALPGLMPLLICGFLNVPFAKILQKRRSEFMIAQDERLRSTSEILSCMKIIKLQSWEDNFKKLVESLRAKELKCLAEVQFMRACGTFIYWMSPTIISSVILMGCALFTSAPLDAGTIFTVLATLRSMGEPVILIPEALAVLIQVKVSFDRLNTFLLDDEIKGDDFGRTSKDSCRKGVEILAGSFSWDQQQSLPLTLREVNIEIKWEQTVAVCGPVGAGKTSLLHAILGEIPKISGTVIVGGTLAYVSQIPWIQSGTIRDNVLYGKPMDQTRYEYTIKVCALDKDIDGFSHGDLTEIGERGINLSGGQKQRIQLARAVYNDADIYLLDDPFSAVDAHTASILFNDCVRTALRRKTVILVTHQVEFLSEVDKILVMEGGKISQWGSYEDLLTAGTAFEQLLSAHREAIAGIETNSANKREVQNVVTVQPEDSHVSNLTKCGSDGEISTQIQLTQEEEKESGDVGCKAFCDYILFPKGSFLLCLSILAQVAFVGLQAASTSWLAIASEMSKVTSSILVGVYSVISFLSIVFVFLRSYFAAHLGLKASKAFFSAFTTSIFNAPMLFFDSTPVGRILTRASSDMSILDFDIPFSTIFVIAEVTELLTMIVIMVSITWQVLIVAVLAMVASKYIQGYYQASAREIMRISGTTKAPLMNFTAETYLGVVSIRAFNMADRFFKNYLNLVDTDAAMFFHSYAGIEWLILRIEVLQNLTFFTAALLLVLLPKGYVAPGLVGLSLSYAFSLRGTVVYLTQMFCNLSNYVISVERIKQFIHIPAEPSAIVEDNRPPPSWPSKGRIDLQSLEIRYRPNSPLVLKGISCTFKEGSRVGVVGRTGSGKTTLISALFRLVEPTRGDILIDGINICSIGLKDLRIKLSIIPQEPTLFKGSIRNNLDPLGLYSDDEIWKALEKCQLKATISSLPNLLDTSVSGEGENWSVGQRQLICLGRVLLKRNRILVLDEATASIDSATDVILQRIIRQEFSECTVITVAHRVPTVIDSDMVMVLSYGKLVEYDKPSKLMDTNSSFSKLVAEYWSHCNRNLSPKD